From one Solanum stenotomum isolate F172 chromosome 12, ASM1918654v1, whole genome shotgun sequence genomic stretch:
- the LOC125846644 gene encoding uncharacterized protein LOC125846644, whose protein sequence is MESKESNREELSSAKAVLVGALAPGVNAPTWNTLKMAFLMLVVCLAVMLGLAFSSSDFSLTLHVAFLFLITGTLFVLLSRFLAETGFVSVEHQMEELGLAPRDEDTSKKTS, encoded by the exons ATGGAGTCGAAAGAATCAAACAGAGAAGAATTATCATCAGCTAAAGCAGTTCTTGTTGGTGCTTTGGCTCCAGGAGTCAAC GCTCCTACTTGGAACACACTAAAGATGGCATTTTTGATGCTTGTTGTGTGTCTTGCTGTTATGTTGGGGTTGGCTTTTTCTTCGAGTGACTTCTCTTTGACTCTCCATGTTGCGTTCCTCTTTTTAATAACTGGAACCCTCTTTGTACTTCTTAGTAG GTTTCTAGCAGAGACTGGGTTTGTTTCTGTTGAACATCAAATGGAGGAACTAGGCTTAGCACCCAGAGATGAAGATACAAGCAAGAAGACGAGTTGA
- the LOC125846621 gene encoding nonsense-mediated mRNA decay factor SMG7-like, with protein MDADSAAAFNDQKEKLNTFLEIANTEKQLLTSIYSKGLLHKDVQELYHKARASYENIIVKNYEVVGLQEVEFSLWKLHYKHIDEFRKRIRQANAEKKKIETHEGDSSAAREIDNHMEGLKSFLSEATEFYQELTKKLRQSCGLPRELLLCKNGSMSLPLVSMKLPQCQYACHRFLICLGDLARYGELCKKPDAFKWSLAATYYFEASRIWPDSGNPHNQLALLATYTGDPFLALYHCVRSLAVKEPFPDAWNNLMLLFEENRSSILHSYSSGACLDLLKPSVWCSMDAINRATSGSLNKNMPEAAETVTSGKADIWLLFVRLMSFFLVYSSLEDFQSTLASTVQQLEGLVVMDDDELKASLESYQLMDPSRRGPYRALQLVSVFIFIFHSLTESGDGLDPKKDNKQQSAFTELAVAATFICAGRLVEKAATRNSTQTCPLLPTVCVFVEWLVNILDRAEAHARDEKVQSAISYFFGALADLLNRLDPCENELALESTALWEDHELKGFHPMAHAHKSLDFTSHLECIDNFSSKSVCRSQRIFRAASKLAHRSSHSRKWISYDKTDKRFHIMDSELADRGKPGVAESVSTLPLKETYQNNYGMAMENGESQDHPCLSSQSVTTDEEEVILFKPITRHNSEPIYTSGTSCDQFSINVINGTAASDESLRRATSLISEQSNPQNDIFSFRPESTNLRYNKPLKQSAAFPAGPPSLNAWVLEKESPRNERGPRELNRQQLSPIDELASESLSGLSLNETRDHNVRSMPVSAAIHDTPPPYVTPVPSAPLLPEDASWFKGNSSVFPNKSAFGTKEGDGILGASPVGGYSSPSTVRGPLDFVAGAPRFVEGYPPLLGMSSSEWLYHYRNSQNFERVSNLVWPVHSNAPATYGNLNASNLTRFDVLDQWGNHLASSPMVYLESPQLHPSPPLAYGAEEQIIDKHFLGYQRASPYVCGTGMDFRQEQPTLLNYLKERERQIPPEFQYKGPNFMGN; from the exons ATGGACGCTGATTCAGCTGCAGCATTTAATGATCAGAAGGAAAAATTGAATACTTTTCTTGAG ATTGCCAATACAGAAAAGCAACTGTTAACATCAATCTACTCTAAAGGCCTGTTGCACAAAGATGTCCAAGAATTGTACCACAAAGCCCGTGCCAGCTATGAGAATATTATTGTAAAGAATTATGAAGTAGTGGGGCTTCAGGAAGTTGAATTCTCTCTGTGGAAACTTCACTATAAACACATTGATGAGTTCCGTAAAAGGATTCGGCAGGCTAATGctgagaaaaagaaaattgaaacaCACGAAGGTGATTCAAGTGCTGCCCGAGAGATTGACAATCATATGGAAGGGCTCAAGTCATTTCTGTCTGAAGCTACTGAGTTCTATCAGGAGTTAACTAAAAAACTCAGACAAAGTTGTGGGCTCCCCAGGGAACTGTTACTCTGTAAGAATGGTAGCATGTCACTTCCTCTTGTATCCATGAAGCTGCCTCAATGCCAATATGCATGCCACCGTTTTCTAATTTGTCTGGGAGACCTGGCCAGATATGGTGAACTTTGCAAGAAACCGGATGCATTTAAGTGGTCTTTAGCAGCCACATACTACTTTGAGGCATCTAGGATATGGCCAGACAGTGGAAATCCTCATAATCAG CTAGCACTATTGGCAACATACACTGGTGACCCTTTCCTTGCCTTATACCATTGCGTCAGAAGTTTAGCTGTTAAGGAACCATTCCCTGATGCCTGGAACAATCTTATGCTACTCTTTGAAGAG AACAGGTCATCTATTTTGCATTCATATTCTAGTGGAGCTTGCCTTGATTTGCTAAAACCTTCAGTGTGGTGTTCCATGGATGCTATAAATCGCGCAACCAGTGGTTCCTTAAACAAGAATATGCCAGAAGCCGCTGAAACTGTTACCTCTGGAAAAGCTGATATATGGCTTCTGTTTGTCAGATTGATGAGTTTCTTTCTCGTGTACTCCAG CTTGGAAGACTTTCAATCTACTCTTGCATCTACTGTGCAACAATTGGAAGGCCTGGTGGTAATGGATGATGATGAATTAAAGGCTTCTCTAGAGTCTTACCAGTTAATGGATCCATCGAGAAGAGGCCCTTATCGTGCTCTTCAACTTGTCTCTGTTTTCATCTTTATCTTCCATAGCCTGACTGAGAGTGGGGATGGCTTGGATCCAAAGAAAGATAACAAGCAGCAATCTGCATTCACAGAGCTGGCAGTAGCTGCTACTTTTATTTGTGCTGGTCGCCTTGTTGAGAAAGCTGCAACAAGAAATAGCACACAAACTTGCCCCCTTTTACCCACCGTCTGTGTGTTTGTAGAGTGGTTAGTTAACATACTTGATAGAGCAGAAGCACACGCAAGAGATGAAAAGGTCCAGAGTGCTATATCTTACTTTTTTGGTGCTTTAGCTGATCTTCTGAACCGGCTTGATCCTTGCGAGAATGAACTTGCTCTAGAAAGTACTGCTCTTTGGGAAGACCATGAACTGAAGGGGTTTCATCCCATGGCCCATGCTCACAAGTCTTTGGACTTCACGAGCCATTTGGAATGCATTGATAATTTCAGTAGTAAGAGTGTGTGTCGTTCACAGCGTATCTTTCGTGCAGCATCTAAACTGGCTCACAGATCCAGTCACTCGAGAAAATGGATATCTTATGATAAAACAGACAAAAGATTCCACATCATGGACTCAGAATTAGCAGATAGGGGAAAGCCAGGAGTAGCTGAATCTGTTTCGACTCTTCCGCTAAAAGAGACCTATCAAAATAATTATGGAATGGCAATGGAAAACGGAGAGAGTCAAGATCATCCTTGTCTCAGCAGCCAATCCGTTACCACAGATGAGGAAGAAGTCATTCTTTTCAAGCCCATCACTAGACATAACTCAGAACCAATATATACATCAGGCACTTCATGTGATCAATTCTCCATCAATGTTATCAATGGAACTGCGGCTTCTGATGAATCCTTGCGCCGTGCCACATCGTTGATTTCTGAGCAAAGCAATCCACAGAATGATATTTTCAGTTTCCGTCCAGAAAGTACAAACTTGAGGTACAACAAGCCACTCAAGCAATCTGCAGCTTTCCCTGCTGGACCTCCATCTCTGAATGCTTGGGTCCTTGAGAAGGAAAGTCCAAGAAATGAGAGGGGACCAAGGGAATTAAATAGGCAGCAGTTAAGCCCAATTGATGAACTAGCTTCTGAATCTTTATCTGGTCTCTCCTTGAATGAAACTAGAGATCACAACGTTCGTTCCATGCCAGTTTCTGCAGCTATTCATGATACTCCTCCTCCGTATGTCACTCCAGTCCCCTCAGCTCCACTGTTACCGGAAGATGCATCTTGGTTTAAGggaaactcatcagttttcccTAACAAGAGTGCATTTGGGACCAAGGAAGGGGACGGTATTCTTGGTGCATCACCAGTGGGGGGATACTCAAGTCCATCTACAGTTCGTGGACCACTTGATTTTGTTGCAGGTGCTCCACGCTTTGTTGAGGGGTACCCACCATTACTTGGAATGAGTTCATCTGAATGGCTGTATCACTACAGAAACAGTCAAAACTTCGAGCGAGTCAGCAATCTGGTATGGCCTGTTCACTCAAACGCACCAGCAACCTATGGAAACCTGAACGCGAGCAATCTTACCAGGTTTGATGTCTTAGATCAGTGGGGAAATCACTTGGCTTCTAGTCCCATGGTGTACTTGGAGAGCCCGCAGTTGCATCCAAGTCCTCCTCTTGCCTATGGTGCAGAAGAACAAATAATCGATAAACATTTTCTTGGTTACCAAAGAGCATCCCCGTATGTATGTGGCACTGGAATGGACTTTAGACAGGAGCAGCCAACACTTCTTAACTATCTCAAAGAGAGAGAACGGCAAATACCACCAGAGTTTCAATATAAAGGTCCTAATTTTATGGGAAACTAA